In the Chroococcidiopsis sp. SAG 2025 genome, one interval contains:
- a CDS encoding gluconate:H+ symporter, which yields MSPGALIFVAMLGVALLLFLVIGVRLQAFVALLLTSLFVAIAAGIPLDKIAETIQQGMGSTLGFIAIVVGLGTMFGEMLRVSGGAEVLAATLVKKFGQDKAQWALSLTGLIVAIPVFFDVGLIILIPLVYGLAKRTGKSLLYYAIPLTAGLAIGHSYIPPTPGPVAVASLINADLGWVILFGAIAGIFATIFGGVFFGKYIAGKIHATVPEYMEIEAPKHELGKEPPRFGTIVSIIAIPLILILLNTVSTVILPEGNFLRNFLTFLGHPFTALMIAALLSFYVLGIKRGYSLDEVQQIATKSLEPVGLIILVTGAGGVFGRVLVASGVGDVLARAMAASNLPIILLAFLIATAVRVSQGSATVSMVTAAGIMAPAIEAGKYSPPMVGLITIAIASGATVLSHVNDSGFWLVSRYLGLSEKETLRAWTVMETIVGCVGFLVVFIISFFV from the coding sequence ATGTCTCCTGGTGCATTAATTTTTGTGGCGATGCTAGGTGTCGCCCTCCTTTTATTTCTCGTCATTGGCGTGCGCTTGCAAGCATTTGTTGCCCTACTGTTGACGAGTCTGTTTGTTGCCATAGCAGCGGGTATACCGTTAGATAAAATAGCCGAAACGATCCAGCAGGGAATGGGCAGTACCCTCGGCTTTATCGCGATCGTGGTAGGCTTAGGGACGATGTTTGGTGAAATGCTGCGGGTATCTGGCGGCGCGGAAGTGCTAGCAGCTACGTTAGTGAAAAAATTCGGTCAAGATAAAGCTCAATGGGCTTTGAGTTTAACAGGTTTAATCGTAGCGATTCCCGTTTTTTTTGATGTCGGGCTAATTATTCTCATCCCCTTAGTGTACGGTTTAGCAAAACGCACGGGGAAGTCATTGTTATATTATGCCATTCCCCTGACGGCTGGATTGGCGATCGGTCATAGCTACATTCCCCCCACTCCTGGTCCTGTTGCAGTCGCCTCGTTAATTAATGCAGACTTAGGTTGGGTAATTTTATTTGGTGCGATCGCTGGGATTTTTGCTACGATTTTCGGTGGTGTATTTTTCGGTAAGTATATAGCAGGGAAAATTCACGCTACAGTTCCAGAATACATGGAAATTGAAGCACCAAAGCACGAACTCGGCAAGGAACCACCTCGCTTTGGTACGATAGTTTCTATCATTGCTATTCCCTTAATATTAATTCTGCTCAATACTGTTTCTACAGTCATTTTGCCAGAAGGAAACTTTTTGCGGAACTTCCTTACCTTTTTAGGACACCCATTTACAGCTTTAATGATTGCTGCCCTACTTTCCTTTTATGTTTTAGGAATTAAACGCGGATATTCCCTTGATGAAGTGCAACAAATTGCTACCAAATCGCTAGAACCAGTAGGATTAATTATTTTAGTCACGGGTGCTGGGGGTGTATTCGGTAGAGTTTTAGTCGCCAGTGGTGTTGGGGATGTTTTAGCTAGGGCAATGGCAGCCTCAAATTTACCAATAATTCTGCTAGCATTTCTAATTGCAACTGCCGTGCGAGTCTCCCAAGGTTCAGCTACAGTATCGATGGTAACAGCAGCAGGAATCATGGCTCCAGCAATTGAAGCGGGGAAATATTCGCCGCCTATGGTAGGCTTGATAACAATTGCGATCGCCTCTGGTGCAACCGTACTTTCCCACGTCAATGATTCGGGTTTTTGGTTGGTTAGCCGTTATTTAGGATTATCAGAAAAAGAAACTTTGCGGGCGTGGACGGTAATGGAAACAATCGTTGGTTGCGTGGGATTTTTAGTTGTGTTTATTATCAGTTTCTTCGTGTAG
- a CDS encoding iron uptake porin, producing MQKFTKHILLLTLSILIAPFAGINLLAAQTNISTSDRAIASDLNSTEETKVQSLAENSLAQVTSVSQLSDVQPTDWAFQALQSLVERYGVIAGYPDGTFRGNRAMTRYEFAAGLNAALDRINELIATGSADTVSKDDLATIQKLQQEFAPELATLRGRVDTLEATTAELEANQFSTTTKLEGEVIFALISLIEGDNAAGEPVDTNPTASYRVRLNLQTSFTGEDQLTTRLQMGNVVPLGGTNSGETLTNEGRIEFDGDTGGDAQLGLLRYRFPVGDRTNIYLAAAGNGFVDLDASYQLTPFLDGNAVSLFGLRNPIYNYSAGTGLGIRHFFNDQIELNLGYLVPTNNASNPFPQNGLFDGTYAGLAQIIFNLSDNSRFGLSYINSYSPAGGDDPDVEPNTELTPFGTSTGSNLSNSSFGRPVSVNAYGFSGTFRLSPGLAISGWVGHANHRYIGRGDGSMWTWAASLNFPDLGKEGSVGGIIVGMEPRLTELDSNLGSPDRDTSLHLEAFYKYALTDNIQVTPAVIWLTAPDHNADNDDIIIGAIRTGFRF from the coding sequence ATGCAAAAATTTACAAAACATATCCTCTTATTGACACTTAGCATCTTAATAGCTCCGTTTGCAGGTATCAATTTATTAGCAGCGCAAACAAATATATCAACGTCAGATCGGGCGATTGCCTCCGATCTTAATTCGACTGAAGAAACTAAAGTACAAAGTCTAGCAGAAAACTCGCTAGCCCAAGTTACATCTGTCTCGCAATTATCAGACGTTCAACCTACTGATTGGGCGTTTCAGGCATTGCAATCTTTAGTAGAAAGATACGGAGTCATTGCAGGTTATCCCGATGGTACTTTTCGCGGTAATCGGGCAATGACTCGCTATGAATTTGCGGCTGGATTGAATGCAGCTTTAGACAGAATTAACGAATTAATTGCCACGGGTAGCGCTGACACTGTTAGTAAAGACGATTTAGCAACAATACAAAAATTACAGCAAGAATTTGCTCCCGAACTTGCAACTCTTAGAGGTCGGGTTGACACGTTAGAAGCAACGACGGCAGAATTAGAAGCCAACCAGTTTTCGACGACAACCAAGCTGGAGGGAGAAGTTATCTTTGCCCTCATCAGTCTGATTGAGGGTGACAATGCTGCTGGCGAACCAGTAGATACTAACCCAACTGCGAGTTACAGGGTGCGCCTCAATTTACAAACTAGTTTTACGGGCGAAGATCAACTCACAACTCGCTTGCAAATGGGTAACGTCGTTCCTCTAGGCGGGACAAATAGCGGTGAAACACTGACAAACGAAGGTCGGATCGAATTTGATGGTGATACAGGCGGAGATGCCCAACTGGGGTTACTGCGCTATCGCTTTCCGGTGGGCGATCGCACCAACATTTACTTAGCGGCGGCGGGTAATGGTTTTGTCGATCTTGATGCTTCCTACCAGTTGACTCCCTTCTTAGATGGCAATGCCGTATCATTGTTCGGTTTACGCAACCCAATCTATAACTACAGTGCTGGTACTGGTCTAGGCATCAGACACTTTTTCAACGACCAAATTGAACTCAATTTAGGTTATTTGGTTCCTACCAATAACGCTAGTAACCCCTTCCCACAGAACGGTCTGTTCGATGGCACTTATGCAGGATTAGCGCAGATCATCTTCAATCTCAGCGACAACTCTAGGTTCGGTCTGTCTTATATCAACTCCTACTCCCCCGCTGGAGGCGACGATCCTGATGTAGAGCCAAATACCGAATTAACGCCTTTTGGTACGAGTACTGGTAGTAACCTATCGAATAGCAGCTTTGGTAGACCCGTCAGCGTCAATGCCTATGGTTTTTCGGGTACGTTTAGGCTTAGTCCGGGTCTAGCTATTAGCGGTTGGGTAGGACATGCCAACCATCGTTATATCGGTAGGGGAGATGGGAGTATGTGGACTTGGGCAGCTAGCTTGAACTTTCCTGACTTAGGCAAAGAAGGTAGCGTAGGCGGTATCATAGTCGGCATGGAACCGAGACTAACAGAACTTGACAGCAATCTCGGTAGCCCCGATCGCGATACCTCTCTGCATCTGGAGGCATTTTACAAGTATGCACTCACGGATAACATCCAAGTGACTCCGGCAGTTATCTGGTTAACTGCACCAGACCACAATGCCGATAATGACGACATCATCATCGGTGCAATTAGGACTGGGTTTCGGTTCTAG
- a CDS encoding PAS domain S-box protein: MTQHRTVLIVDCCAPDREIYREYLLEDQEVKYKILEAESGQSGLLLCQSRSLDGILLEYQLPDLDGLAFLTTLRQQAGEDCPPVVMVTGHGNEAIAVKALKNGAVDYLVKGQATADELRQAVGSAIANTQLRQKLQASEQRFQTSVENLLDCFGIYSSIRDESGRIVDFQVEYVNAAACEQNCMTQEQQIGRRLCELLPAHKDSGLFEEYCQVVETGKPLIKESLDYTDIYGDRCLNRAYDIRISRLNDGFVAAWRDVTARKQAEIEREKILAQEKQVREAAERNKQQYRLLAAKLRESDRRFRAIFNSTFQMIGSLSPEGILLEVNQTALDFAGVAKEEVIDRPFWETKWWTISPEIQARLREAIEQAAAGEFVRYEVDVLSAGDRVATIDFSLKPVFDETGQVVLLIPEGRDISDKKQAEATLRDVYAQLEQRAAALTQSNQNLQVALEELQISQEELNQQNEELIQARNLSEIQTQRYQDLFNFAPDGYLVTNCQGIIQEANRAITSLLAIDQQQLIGKPLNAFVAPQEMQVFWRQLNRFAAKANHSASAQLIQTWELNLKPFRGKPFPAEVSLAAIDNGQEDLVGWRWLIRDITQRKQAEAALRQSEALFRGVFESDLIGILFWNAEGQIIDANETFCRMTGYSRQEMQAGQVRYKNITPPEYHATDAQKLETIQTTGQYAPFEKEYICKDGSRIPILLGCAFLPGYSDRGVAFVLDISEKKRWEREREALLAKEQLARKEAERADRSKDEFLAMVSHELRSPLNSILGWAKLLRTRKYDPQVAARALETIERNAQAQSQLLEDLLDVSRMIRGNLRLTLAPVNLLNVVDSTVTSLKLAAQAKNIDLQFGIQNSEFRSRSVASASIPNSPFMVSGDLHRLQQIVTNLLTNAIKFTPNGGRVEISLKRVEQGAEGEKPRTKHYPITNYQLPITNYPKFAQIQVTDTGQGISPEFLPYIFERFRQADDVTTRSKDGLGLGLAIARHLVELHRGTIAAASLGEGQGATFTVTIPLLETRQGDGEDKKDKEDKGDLPLQGIRILVVDDDADARDFLHFALTLEEAEVKVARSAKEALEILNQFQPNVIVSDIGMPEEDGYSLLRQVRSQTAARGGEPIFAIALTAFARESDRQSAIAAGFQRHLAKPVVVAELVAAIANLIQS, translated from the coding sequence ATGACACAGCACCGCACAGTTCTAATTGTTGATTGTTGTGCGCCAGATCGAGAAATTTATCGAGAGTATCTCCTAGAAGACCAAGAGGTTAAGTATAAAATTTTAGAAGCGGAATCAGGGCAAAGTGGTTTATTACTGTGTCAATCGCGATCGCTTGATGGAATTTTATTAGAATATCAACTACCAGATTTAGATGGTTTGGCATTTCTAACGACGCTGAGACAGCAAGCAGGTGAAGATTGCCCTCCCGTCGTCATGGTAACAGGTCATGGGAATGAGGCGATCGCAGTCAAAGCACTAAAAAATGGTGCAGTAGATTATCTCGTGAAAGGGCAAGCCACAGCTGATGAATTGCGGCAAGCAGTAGGTAGTGCGATCGCCAATACTCAACTACGGCAAAAACTACAAGCTAGCGAACAACGGTTTCAAACATCTGTAGAAAATTTACTCGACTGTTTTGGCATTTATTCAAGTATTCGCGATGAGTCTGGACGGATCGTAGATTTTCAAGTTGAATACGTCAATGCAGCGGCTTGCGAACAGAATTGCATGACGCAAGAGCAGCAAATTGGGAGAAGACTTTGCGAGTTACTTCCCGCTCACAAGGACAGTGGTTTGTTTGAGGAATATTGCCAAGTTGTAGAAACAGGCAAACCACTAATTAAAGAATCTCTGGATTATACAGATATTTATGGCGATCGCTGCTTAAACCGAGCTTACGATATTCGGATTAGTAGATTAAATGATGGGTTTGTTGCGGCTTGGCGAGATGTCACGGCACGCAAACAGGCAGAAATCGAGCGAGAAAAAATACTAGCTCAAGAAAAACAAGTGCGGGAGGCGGCGGAAAGAAATAAACAGCAATACCGTTTATTAGCGGCAAAACTGCGAGAGAGCGATCGCCGTTTTCGCGCCATCTTCAATTCCACATTTCAGATGATTGGTTCGCTCTCCCCTGAAGGAATTTTACTCGAAGTGAATCAAACTGCCCTAGATTTTGCGGGAGTGGCAAAAGAAGAAGTTATCGATCGCCCGTTTTGGGAAACCAAATGGTGGACGATTTCACCCGAAATTCAAGCACGGTTACGAGAAGCGATCGAGCAAGCGGCGGCGGGGGAATTTGTTCGATATGAAGTGGATGTATTGAGTGCAGGTGACAGGGTAGCAACGATTGATTTTTCCCTCAAACCAGTGTTTGATGAAACCGGACAAGTCGTGTTGCTTATTCCTGAAGGGCGAGATATTAGCGATAAGAAACAAGCTGAAGCAACCCTACGAGATGTTTACGCTCAATTAGAGCAACGCGCAGCCGCATTAACACAGAGCAATCAGAATTTGCAGGTGGCGTTAGAGGAACTCCAAATTTCTCAAGAGGAACTTAACCAACAAAACGAAGAACTAATCCAGGCTCGTAATTTAAGCGAAATACAAACCCAACGGTATCAAGATTTATTCAATTTTGCTCCAGATGGATATTTAGTTACCAATTGCCAAGGCATAATTCAAGAAGCCAACAGAGCTATAACGAGCTTGCTAGCGATCGACCAACAACAGTTAATTGGCAAACCTTTAAACGCCTTTGTCGCTCCGCAAGAAATGCAGGTTTTTTGGAGACAGTTAAATCGATTTGCAGCAAAGGCGAATCATTCTGCATCCGCGCAACTAATTCAAACTTGGGAATTGAACTTAAAACCCTTCCGAGGCAAGCCTTTTCCGGCTGAAGTTTCGCTGGCGGCGATCGACAATGGTCAAGAAGATTTAGTCGGTTGGCGTTGGTTGATTCGAGATATTACACAACGCAAACAAGCCGAAGCAGCTTTGCGTCAAAGCGAAGCGCTCTTCCGAGGCGTGTTTGAATCCGATCTGATCGGAATTCTCTTTTGGAACGCAGAAGGACAGATTATCGATGCCAACGAGACCTTTTGTCGCATGACTGGCTATTCGCGACAAGAAATGCAAGCTGGACAAGTTCGCTATAAGAATATTACACCGCCGGAATACCACGCAACTGACGCTCAAAAGTTAGAGACTATACAAACTACAGGTCAATACGCTCCATTTGAGAAAGAATACATTTGCAAAGATGGTAGTCGTATTCCGATTTTACTCGGTTGCGCTTTTCTGCCAGGGTATAGTGATCGCGGTGTTGCTTTTGTATTAGATATTAGCGAGAAAAAGCGATGGGAACGAGAACGGGAAGCACTTTTAGCCAAAGAACAGCTAGCCCGCAAGGAAGCAGAACGAGCCGATCGCAGCAAAGATGAATTTTTGGCGATGGTTTCCCATGAATTGCGATCGCCCCTTAATTCGATTCTCGGCTGGGCAAAACTGCTGCGTACCCGCAAATACGATCCTCAAGTAGCTGCCCGTGCTTTAGAAACGATCGAGCGCAACGCTCAAGCACAATCCCAACTGCTCGAAGACTTGCTAGATGTCTCGCGCATGATTCGGGGAAACCTCCGCCTCACCCTTGCCCCTGTTAATCTCTTGAATGTAGTCGACTCAACCGTAACGAGCTTGAAACTAGCAGCCCAAGCCAAAAACATCGATTTACAATTCGGAATTCAGAATTCAGAATTCCGTTCACGCAGTGTAGCGTCAGCGTCTATTCCAAATTCTCCCTTCATGGTTTCTGGCGATCTCCATCGTCTCCAACAAATTGTCACCAACCTGCTGACGAATGCAATTAAATTTACTCCTAACGGCGGACGAGTTGAGATTTCGCTCAAACGAGTTGAGCAGGGAGCTGAGGGAGAAAAACCACGCACCAAGCACTACCCAATTACCAATTACCAATTACCAATTACCAATTACCCAAAATTTGCCCAAATCCAAGTCACCGATACAGGACAAGGTATCAGCCCTGAATTTCTACCTTATATTTTCGAGCGCTTTCGGCAAGCTGATGATGTGACGACGCGCTCGAAAGATGGCTTAGGATTAGGGTTGGCGATCGCCCGTCATTTAGTTGAATTGCACAGGGGAACGATCGCGGCTGCAAGTTTAGGAGAAGGGCAGGGGGCGACTTTTACTGTCACGATACCTTTACTGGAAACTAGACAGGGGGATGGGGAAGACAAGAAGGACAAGGAAGACAAGGGAGATTTGCCCCTCCAAGGTATCCGAATACTTGTGGTTGATGATGATGCAGATGCGCGGGACTTTTTGCATTTTGCTTTGACCCTAGAGGAGGCGGAAGTCAAGGTAGCAAGATCGGCTAAAGAAGCACTAGAAATCTTGAACCAATTTCAACCAAATGTAATTGTCAGCGATATTGGAATGCCAGAAGAGGATGGCTACTCTCTGCTACGTCAGGTGCGATCGCAAACGGCAGCCAGAGGAGGCGAACCAATTTTCGCGATCGCTCTGACTGCTTTTGCTAGAGAGTCAGACCGTCAAAGCGCGATTGCGGCTGGTTTTCAGCGTCATCTCGCCAAACCTGTGGTCGTAGCAGAGCTAGTCGCCGCGATCGCCAATCTCATCCAAAGTTGA
- a CDS encoding Uma2 family endonuclease, producing the protein MTPALEQRTYTPEEYLELEVASETRNEYRNGAIIPMAGGTPAHNRISGNLYIALSVAMRRKPYETFHIDQRLWIGDRNLYTYPDVMVVEKPLQFKEGRTDTLVNPCFIAEVLSKSTRDYDRGEKFVAYRTINTFQEYLLIDQYSIHVEHYVKTATNQWLLSEYDDPNVTLSFRVFEFQIQIADLYENIEFSASN; encoded by the coding sequence ATGACACCAGCACTCGAACAAAGAACCTACACACCTGAAGAGTATCTCGAACTAGAAGTTGCGTCCGAAACCCGCAACGAATACCGTAATGGAGCAATTATCCCAATGGCAGGAGGTACACCCGCACACAACCGCATCAGTGGAAATCTTTATATCGCTTTGAGCGTCGCTATGAGACGTAAGCCATACGAAACATTTCATATCGACCAACGGCTTTGGATTGGCGATCGCAACTTATATACATACCCTGATGTCATGGTAGTCGAAAAGCCTCTCCAATTTAAAGAGGGACGCACAGATACATTAGTTAATCCATGTTTTATTGCCGAAGTCTTATCTAAATCGACGCGAGACTACGACCGTGGTGAAAAATTTGTTGCTTATCGTACCATTAATACTTTTCAAGAATATTTACTAATCGACCAGTACAGCATCCATGTAGAACACTATGTCAAAACTGCTACTAATCAATGGTTGCTCTCAGAATATGACGATCCTAACGTGACGCTATCTTTTAGGGTTTTTGAATTTCAAATTCAAATTGCAGATCTTTATGAGAATATTGAGTTTTCAGCTTCTAATTAA
- a CDS encoding NFACT family protein, whose protein sequence is MQPVDFTTLIAACSELSKDWIPARLEQVYQRDRYTILLALRTLDRRGWLEISWHPQAAHLCIGTPPPRQPDTFTFSQQLLHQLNGLALISCSPVVPWERVVDLQFARRPGEPVLWHVYVEIMGKYSNVVLTNAANEITTAAHQVSPQQSSVRPIQTGQSYELPPALTGTAPSLDEPFSRWQERVSLVPSALKRCLLKSYRGISPALIEAIAQAADLDPEQSTDSLTAEDWQQLFHYWQAWLQILATSEFFPGWTATGYTVFKWNAIQPVASIQELLNQYYTNQLNRQEFSQLQYQLSQKIQSLLAKLQQKIDSFKARLQQSDRADSYRQQADLLMAHLQEWQPGMKSITLADFETGEPVAIALNPEKNAIQNAQGLYKQAGKLKRARGAVEPLLAEVEQERDYLEQVEAAVAQVDKYQSTEDLEALKEIREELIQQKYLKAPDYGRRNANEDSSVNFHRYSTPSGFELLVGRNNRQNDQLTFRVAGDYDLWFHAQEIPGSHVLIRVTPGAIPEEADLQFAADFAAYYSRARQSDRVPVIYTEPKYVYKPKGAKPGIAIYKQEQVIWGQPLQAEQYLQQSN, encoded by the coding sequence TTGCAACCAGTTGATTTCACTACACTTATTGCTGCTTGTAGCGAGTTGAGTAAAGATTGGATTCCAGCTCGTTTGGAACAGGTTTATCAACGCGATCGCTACACGATTTTGCTAGCGCTACGGACACTCGATCGGCGTGGATGGCTAGAAATATCTTGGCATCCCCAAGCAGCCCACCTTTGCATCGGTACTCCACCACCGCGACAACCAGATACTTTTACTTTTAGCCAACAATTACTGCACCAACTTAATGGTTTGGCTCTCATTTCTTGTAGTCCCGTCGTCCCTTGGGAACGAGTTGTCGATTTACAGTTTGCCCGTCGTCCAGGAGAACCCGTACTTTGGCACGTATACGTGGAAATTATGGGCAAATATAGTAATGTCGTCCTGACAAATGCTGCAAACGAGATTACTACGGCTGCACATCAAGTCAGCCCCCAACAATCGAGCGTGCGCCCGATTCAGACTGGGCAAAGTTACGAACTACCACCCGCACTGACGGGGACAGCTCCATCTTTAGATGAGCCGTTTTCGCGCTGGCAAGAACGGGTCAGCCTCGTACCGTCGGCTTTAAAACGCTGTTTGCTCAAAAGCTATCGCGGTATCAGTCCTGCTTTAATAGAGGCGATCGCGCAAGCAGCTGATTTAGATCCAGAGCAATCTACAGATAGCTTGACAGCAGAAGATTGGCAGCAGCTATTTCATTACTGGCAAGCGTGGCTGCAAATATTAGCAACATCTGAATTTTTTCCTGGTTGGACGGCAACGGGATACACGGTTTTCAAATGGAATGCCATTCAGCCTGTAGCAAGCATTCAAGAGTTACTTAACCAATATTATACAAATCAACTCAATCGACAGGAATTTAGCCAACTTCAATATCAGTTAAGTCAAAAAATTCAAAGCCTATTGGCAAAATTACAGCAAAAGATCGATAGCTTTAAAGCACGTTTGCAGCAATCCGATCGCGCCGACAGCTATCGCCAACAGGCAGACTTATTGATGGCTCACCTCCAAGAATGGCAGCCAGGGATGAAGTCAATTACGCTAGCAGACTTTGAAACGGGAGAACCAGTAGCGATCGCCCTCAATCCCGAAAAAAATGCGATTCAGAATGCCCAAGGTTTATACAAGCAAGCGGGTAAACTCAAACGAGCAAGAGGTGCGGTAGAACCACTACTAGCCGAGGTAGAACAGGAACGCGATTATCTAGAGCAAGTCGAAGCCGCAGTTGCTCAAGTCGATAAGTATCAATCTACAGAAGACTTGGAAGCTCTAAAAGAAATTCGCGAGGAGTTGATCCAACAGAAATATCTCAAAGCACCAGATTACGGACGGCGCAATGCAAATGAAGATTCCAGCGTTAATTTTCATCGCTATTCTACTCCCAGTGGCTTTGAACTGCTCGTCGGACGCAACAACCGCCAAAACGACCAATTGACTTTTCGCGTTGCCGGAGATTACGATCTGTGGTTTCACGCTCAAGAAATTCCTGGCAGTCACGTTTTGATACGGGTTACGCCTGGGGCTATACCCGAAGAAGCAGATTTACAGTTTGCAGCTGACTTTGCTGCCTACTACAGCCGCGCCCGTCAAAGCGATCGCGTACCAGTGATATATACAGAGCCAAAATACGTCTACAAGCCGAAGGGGGCAAAGCCTGGAATTGCGATTTACAAACAAGAGCAGGTAATTTGGGGGCAACCCTTGCAAGCAGAGCAATATCTGCAACAATCGAACTAG
- the aac(6') gene encoding aminoglycoside 6'-N-acetyltransferase, whose translation MKIVKVTQEDFHEWLNLALKLWSDESVEEMQRSLTNILHSPREAGFLVKDDNDKAIGFMNLSLRYDYVPGATRSPVAYVEGIYVEDEYRKQGVGTQLIQYAQQWAIECGCVELASDALLENTASYDFHTKVGFQEVERVVTFIKQVTSSD comes from the coding sequence GTGAAAATTGTCAAAGTTACTCAGGAGGATTTTCATGAATGGCTAAACTTAGCATTAAAACTGTGGTCAGATGAATCAGTTGAAGAAATGCAAAGAAGTCTGACAAATATTCTCCACTCTCCTCGGGAAGCAGGATTTTTAGTCAAAGATGATAATGACAAAGCAATTGGATTTATGAATCTTTCGCTGCGCTACGACTATGTTCCAGGTGCGACTCGGAGTCCTGTTGCTTATGTAGAAGGGATTTATGTAGAAGATGAATATCGAAAACAAGGTGTAGGTACACAACTAATTCAATATGCTCAACAATGGGCAATTGAATGCGGATGTGTGGAGCTTGCTTCAGATGCTTTATTGGAAAATACGGCAAGTTATGATTTTCATACAAAAGTAGGGTTTCAAGAAGTAGAAAGAGTTGTCACTTTTATCAAACAAGTAACATCTTCTGACTGA
- a CDS encoding DUF5331 domain-containing protein: protein MNIQQLRHALKVKWLIYYQQNRPWLTKIRIWGTFDGKRRPCSSFILAVVTNLEPKLIEVLPFVAQLNSDPDRIVAALGLNFNPDEELKASKTPTKLQVSSASNGVVSPMQAAPYQNGNGNGNGHGNGRAQPTQVPVNSPVNSSYKPEDRVPPRLPVTNLPNWVDESCKGVGRNPTQI from the coding sequence GTGAACATTCAGCAACTACGCCACGCTCTTAAGGTCAAATGGCTGATTTACTATCAGCAGAATCGACCTTGGTTGACTAAAATTCGGATTTGGGGAACGTTTGATGGCAAGCGTCGCCCTTGTTCTAGTTTCATTTTGGCAGTCGTAACCAATTTAGAGCCAAAACTAATTGAGGTGCTGCCTTTTGTCGCCCAGTTAAATAGCGACCCCGATCGAATTGTAGCGGCTTTAGGGCTAAACTTTAATCCAGACGAGGAGTTGAAAGCTTCAAAAACACCGACAAAGCTACAGGTAAGCTCAGCTAGTAACGGTGTTGTTTCGCCTATGCAGGCAGCACCATATCAAAATGGTAACGGCAATGGTAACGGGCATGGCAATGGCAGAGCGCAACCGACTCAAGTGCCAGTAAACTCACCAGTAAACTCCAGTTACAAACCAGAAGATCGAGTTCCGCCACGATTGCCCGTCACGAATTTGCCAAATTGGGTAGATGAGTCGTGTAAGGGGGTAGGACGCAATCCTACCCAGATTTAG